The Ooceraea biroi isolate clonal line C1 chromosome 1, Obir_v5.4, whole genome shotgun sequence genome has a window encoding:
- the LOC105286718 gene encoding actin-binding protein IPP, whose translation MRLKGKNNTKSFNSVYRVLSRLCRSVDKRQLDGFMADGVAPTLKNGHNSDSFTSPPVKQSSEVSSVVYAVSHYPPKLLRNLNAQRLKKKFSDVGLVADGRVIRAHRAVLAAGSAYFNAMFTVGLVEEQQELVEIHSISPHILSQLVDFIYSGNVDINQDNVQELFAAADMLELDDVVAGCIDYLRQQLHYSNALGIYRFAEAHNRLDLLETALRFIEVNFPQVCQEEEFLDLPKEHLVQFLSSDYIHIDTECQVFQAAYNWIVHDIPARRCYVFEILGHIRLRLCSLARLERIILECKDASLIVALRSIQKDLVSNKGCLVPLHAQPRVCARKNILVIGGSKREHSADSWGRTAESTYETIEKYDIFTGEWSEVAPISIGRILPGVALLDGKVYVVGGELESCIIANCECYDPRDNVWTPIACMEEPRCDFGLCALDNCLYAFGGWVGEDIGGSIEIYDPITNTWTLDGYLPEPRFSMGVVAYEGLIYIVGGCTHNSRHRQDVMSYNPVTREWNCLAPMLTPRSQMGITILDGYMYVVGGTSKNQEVLTSVERYSFEKNKWSAVAPMSMGRSYPAVAAADSRLYVIGGDQSQEINFYRTQITISTVECYDPHTNKWHECASLPSSRGEATAIVAPF comes from the exons ATGCGCCTAAAAGGGAAAAATAACACAAAGTCGTTTAATAGCGTCTATAGGGTGCTGTCTCGTTTATGTC GATCCGTGGATAAACGACAACTTGATGGTTTCATGGCGGATGGCGTGGCACCGACCTTGAAGAATGGCCATAATTCTGATAGTTTTACTAGCCCACCAGTAAAACAATCGTCAGAGGTGTCCAGTGTAGTTTATGCAGTGAGTCATTACCCACCGAAGCTTCTACGTAACCTCAATGCGCAGAGGCTGAAGAAAAAGTTCAGCGATGTAGGATTGGTAGCCGATGGCAGAGTCATCCGGGCACACAGAGCGGTCTTGGCTGCTGGTAGTGCTTATTTCAACGCCATGTTCACCGTTGGTTTGGTTGAGGAGCAGCAAGAGCTGGTGGAGATCCATTCGATCTCTCCTCACATTCTTTCCCAGCTGGTGGATTTTATCTATAGCGGCAATGTGGACATCAATCAAGACAACGTACAGGAACTATTTGCTGCCGCCGATATGCTAGAATTAGACGACGTAGTAGCCGGTTGCATCGATTATCTCAGGCAACAGCTACATTATTCTAACGCCCTTGGAATTTACAG ATTTGCAGAAGCGCATAATAGACTGGATCTTCTGGAGACTGCCCTACGCTTTATAGAAGTCAATTTTCCTCAAGTGTGTCAGGAGGAGGAATTTTTGGATCTGCCCAAGGAGCACCTTGTTCAATTTCTCAGTAGTGATTACATTCACATCGATACTGAATGCCAG GTCTTCCAGGCCGCGTACAACTGGATCGTCCACGACATCCCTGCGCGGAGATGCTACGTATTCGAGATCCTTGGCCACATACGCTTGCGATTGTGTTCATTAGCGAGGCTAGAACGTATTATCTTGGAGTGCAAGGACGCGAGTCTTATCGTCGCGCTACGGTCCATACAGAAGGACCTAGTCTCGAATAAGGGTTGCCTGGTGCCTCTTCACGCCCAGCCGCGGGTCTGCGCTAGGAAGAACATCCTCGTGATCGGCGGTTCGAAGCGAGAACATTCGGCGGACAGCTGGGGCAGAACCGCCGAGAGTACTTACGAAACCATTGAGAAATACGACATATTTACCGG AGAATGGAGCGAGGTAGCACCGATCAGCATAGGACGTATTCTGCCTGGAGTCGCCTTGCTAGACGGCAAGGTGTACGTTGTCGGCGGTGAACTGGAATCTTGTATAATTGCCAATTGCGAATGTTACGATCCCCGTGACAACGTATGGACTCCGATCGCTTGCATGGAAGAACCCAGATGTGATTTTGGTCTTTGTGCCTTGGACAACTGCTTGTACGCGTTCGGTGGGTGGGTAGGCGAGGATATCGGTGGATCCATCGAGATATACGATCCGATCACTAATACGTGGACTCTCGACGGTTATCTGCCTGAGCCTCGATTTAGCATGGGCGTTGTCGCGTATGAAG GCTTGATTTACATCGTGGGCGGTTGCACTCATAACAGTCGCCATCGTCAGGACGTGATGAGCTATAATCCCGTGACCAGAGAATGGAATTGCTTGGCTCCAATGCTCACACCCCGCTCGCAAATGGGAATTACAATTCTTGACGGGTACATGTACGTTGTTGGAGGCACCAGTAAAAATCAGGAAGTCTTAACGTCTGTCGAAAGATATTCCTTCGAGAAG AACAAATGGAGCGCCGTCGCACCGATGAGCATGGGTAGATCTTATCCGGCGGTCGCGGCGGCCGACAGCCGGCTCTACGTCATCGGTGGTGATCAGTCGCAGGAGATCAACTTCTATCGCACGCAAATCACGATCTCTACCGTTGAATGTTACGATCCTCACACGAACAAGTGGCACGAATGCGCCTCTTTGCCATCGAGCAGAGGAGAAGCTACGGCGATCGTCGCACCTTtctga
- the LOC105286719 gene encoding SAP30-binding protein: MSVQSVALASLTATYTDSEGEDGVEDERLQEENSNTPQGAAPHNAQVGRQPQVRSGTSPISGGRSASHSPVVGKSAGISDLPGAATKVQRLVSYFDDTIVSDDEGAAVAAPPLAPSSSSLTTTSAVTAATIAERPEENGFSVAVATGAATTVATAAVVVGGAERRSPSSRPGELLSDNSGEAVDPYGVTIPPEPQGQCPADLQDKITRLYRKMENDGLDMNVLIQQRKEFRNPSIYEKLIQFCSINELGTNYPPDRFDPFKWGKDSYYEELAKVQKAEMDKLEKARKEKTKIEIVSGTAKRPNSSAGADEMDNKKRKSKWDQVATGGAAAAAAVAAAAAAAATAKPTVLLAQPTLTTLTSSAGAKPTVISAFGSLPKKRL; encoded by the coding sequence ATGTCTGTACAAAGTGTTGCTCTGGCATCTCTCACGGCCACCTATACCGACTCGGAGGGCGAGGACGGGGTGGAAGACGAGCGCCTGCAGGAGGAGAATTCGAACACTCCCCAGGGGGCCGCCCCGCATAATGCCCAAGTCGGTCGTCAGCCCCAGGTCCGATCTGGCACCAGTCCCATATCTGGAGGCCGTTCAGCCTCGCACAGTCCCGTCGTCGGCAAGTCCGCCGGTATTAGCGACTTGCCGGGCGCGGCTACGAAGGTGCAACGATTGGTCTCTTATTTTGACGACACGATAGTCTCCGATGACGAGGGGGCGGCCGTTGCTGCGCCGCCACTGgcgccgtcatcgtcgtcgctgacgacgacgagtgCGGTGACCGCCGCGACGATTGCGGAACGCCCCGAGGAGAACGGTTTTTCGGTAGCGGTTGCCACTGGCGCCGCTACCACCGTTGCCACTGCCGCTGTTGTCGTTGGCGGCGCTGAGCGCCGGTCGCCTTCCTCGCGTCCTGGAGAATTGCTTTCAGATAATAGCGGGGAGGCGGTGGACCCTTACGGTGTGACGATACCACCGGAACCGCAGGGCCAATGTCCCGCTGACCTACAAGACAAGATTACGAGGCTATATCGCAAGATGGAGAACGATGGCCTGGACATGAATGTGCTAATTCAGCAACGCAAGGAATTCCGGAATCCCTCCATTTACGAAAAACTCATTCAGTTTTGTAGCATTAACGAGCTGGGCACCAACTATCCGCCGGACAGGTTCGATCCGTTCAAATGGGGCAAGGATTCGTATTACGAGGAGCTCGCCAAGGTGCAGAAAGCGGAGATGGACAAGCTCGAGAAGGCGCGTAAGGAGAAGACCAAGATCGAGATCGTCTCCGGCACCGCGAAGCGGCCCAACAGTAGCGCCGGTGCCGACGAGATGGACAACAAGAAACGGAAAAGTAAGTGGGACCAAGTTGCGACTGGCGGTgctgccgccgctgccgccgtcgcggccgccgccgctgctgccgCGACGGCCAAACCCACGGTCCTTCTCGCACAACCCACCTTGACGACCCTTACGTCGTCCGCCGGCGCCAAACCTACTGTTATATCGGCCTTCGGCTCGCTGCCGAAGAAAAGATTGTAA
- the LOC105286720 gene encoding nucleolar protein 56, giving the protein MPLQKLFVLYEHAAGYSLFRVKEFEEIGMLLPQVKETVKDLLRFRSVVTLVGFAPFKTAVAALENINSISEGIITEDLKIFLDSCLPESTKQEIVILGVADPKLGVNINEALGIKCDHLNAVPEIIRGIRFHFHNLVKGFTPQTSTVSQLGLGHSYSRAKVKFNVNRVDNMIIQSISLLDQLDKDINTFSMRLREWYGYHFPELVKIVPENYMYAKVALVIKNKKEFTEENMGALENAVMDLAKAQAIVNAIKSSMGMDISPVDLMNAEIFAERIIALTDYRRKMSSYLESKMSSVAPNLATLIGDQVGARLIAHAGSLTKLAKAPSSTLQILGAEKALFRALKSRGKSNTPKYGLLFHSTFIGRAIAKDKGRMARFLANKCSIASRFDCFADSRTNAIGKKLREQTEDRLAFFSSGKEPKKNIDAMREALEETRQILAEQTAIKKKSGKRKRSKVLENGEENGHGANGEADTSLQKKKKKKNKET; this is encoded by the exons atg CCGTTACAGAAACTTTTTGTTCTGTATGAACATGCTGCTGGTTATTCTTTGTTCCGTGTCAAGGAATTTGAAGAAATTGGTATGTTGTTACCCCAAGTAAAGGAGACGGTAAAGGATTTATTACGTTTCCGTAGTGTTGTAACCCTTGTTGGGTTTGCACCCTTTAAGACAGCAGTGGCTGCTCTGGAAAATATCAACAGCATTTCAGAGGGAATCATTACAGAAGATTTAAAAATCTTCTTGGACTCTTGTTTACCCGAATCCACTAAGCAAGAGATTGTTATTCTCGGGGTTGCTGATCCCAAATTGGGTGTTAACATTAACGAAGCACTCGGTATAAAATGTGATCATCTCAACGCTGTTCCTGAGATCATCAGAGGAATAAGATTTCATTTTCACAACTTGGTGAAAGGCTTTACCCCTCAGACCTCTACTGTTTCGCAATTGGGTCTCGGGCACAGTTACTCCAGAGCTAAAGTTAAATTTAACGTGAATCGAGTGGATAACATGATTATCCAGAGCATATCTTTACTGGACCAATTGGATAAAGATATCAACACATTTAGCATGCGCTTACG AGAATGGTACGGATATCACTTCCCAGAACTTGTGAAAATAGTTCcagaaaattatatgtatgcaaaagtggcattggtaataaaaaataagaaagaattcACGGAAGAAAATATGGGAGCATTAGAAAATGCCGTCATGGATCTTGCGAAAGCACAGGCTATCGTCAATGCAATAAAATCGTCTATGGGTATGGACATCAGTCCAGTAGATTTGATGAATGCCGAGATCTTTGCTGAGCGCATAATTGCCCTAACTGACTATAGAAGGAAAATGTCATCCTATCTCGAATCCAAAATGTCGAGTGTGGCACCGAATTTAGCTACTTTAATTGGGGATCAAGTCGGTGCTAGATTGATAGCACATGCCGGCTCGCTCACAAAGTTGGCAAAAGCTCCATCGTCCACACTTCAAATATTGGGCGCAGAGAAAGCCTTGTTTAGGGCATTAAAAAGCCGCGGGAAGTCGAATACTCCAAAATATGGTCTCCTGTTTCACTCCACATTCATTGGTCGCGCCATTGCGAAGGATAAAGGCAGAATGGCGAGATTCTTGGCAAACAAATGTTCTATCGCTTCTAGATTTGATTGTTTTGCTGATAGTCGAACAAATGCCATTGGTAAGAAGCTACGGGAGCAAACGGAGGACAGATTGGCGTTTTTCTCATCTGGTAAAGAACCAAAAAAGAATATAGATGCGATGAGGGAGGCATTGGAGGAAACGCGGCAGATATTGGCTGAACAAACAGCCATTAAGAAAAAGAGCGGTAAGAGGAAACGAAGCAAAGTGCTTGAAAATGGCGAGGAGAATGGACATGGCGCAAACGGCGAAGCTGACACGTCGttacagaagaagaagaaaaagaagaacaagGAGACATAG